In the Populus trichocarpa isolate Nisqually-1 chromosome 1, P.trichocarpa_v4.1, whole genome shotgun sequence genome, one interval contains:
- the LOC7467090 gene encoding RING-H2 finger protein ATL20 — protein MAPPILFLLLLFLQKATSNNTTCHNPCLRNSLEVRFPFGFDNNRCSYPGFKLSCDSKTQIITLDLPNIGNFTVRNINYGSQTVTITDPQNCLAKKFIDSSFDLSGSPFNIPEYYNHFFTFLNCSTNSTTVISGIRRVNCLSNENFTVVTLPTNIYESFPDFMPPFCTELKKRVAVPPWYRWSDSETRLIWNEPYCLPCEVDGGTCQFKGNTGLTIDCNGRSKGPLPRSAKYGIIIGAGIPGLLCIIGIVSYVFGRLKARSSGNEPTMEMSTSVAPQPCVVVTGLDGPTIESYPKTQLGDSGRLPKPNDNTCPICLSEYQPKDTLRTIPNCNHYFHANCVDEWLKMNATCPLCRNSPDGSSVMTHSSSLTSSYSSLSTP, from the exons ATGGCTCCTCCAATACTCTTCCTCCTTTTACTCTTCCTTCAAAAAGCAACCAGCAACAACACCACTTGCCATAATCCATGCCTTAGAAACAGCCTAGAGGTTCGATTCCCTTTCGGATTTGACAACAATAGATGCAGCTACCCAGGTTTCAAACTCTCATGCGACAGTAAAACCCAGATCATAACCCTCGACCTTCCAAACATAGGCAACTTCACTGTCCGAAACATCAACTACGGAAGCCAAACAGTAACCATAACAGACCCACAAAACTGCCTTGCGAAGAAATTCATAGACTCGTCATTTGACCTGTCAGGATCCCCTTTCAATATTCCTGAATACTACAATCATTTCTTCACCTTCCTTAATTGCTCAACAAATTCTACCACCGTTATATCAGGGATAAGGCGCGTTAATTGCCTTAGCAACGAGAATTTCACTGTTGTGACCTTGCCAACAAATATTTACGAGTCGTTTCCTGATTTCATGCCACCTTTTTGTACAGAACTGAAGAAAAGAGTGGCGGTTCCTCCTTGGTATCGTTGGTCAGATAGTGAAACGAGATTAATTTGGAATGAACCCTATTGTCTGCCGTGTGAAGTGGACGGTGGGACTTGTCAATTCAAGGGGAATACTGGTCTGACCATTGATTGCAACGGTCGTAGCAAAG GTCCTCTCCCAAGAAGTGCAAAATATGGCATCATAATAGGTGCTGGAATACCAGGACTGCTATGCATCATTGGTATTGTCTCTTACGTGTTTGGCAGACTTAAGGCACGTAGCAGCGGCAATGAACCCACCATGGAAATGTCTACCTCAGTTGCTCCACAGCCATGTGTGGTGGTTACTGGTCTTGATGGACCAACAATAGAATCTTACCCCAAAACCCAACTTGGTGACAGTGGAAGATTGCCTAAGCCTAATGACAACACTTGCCCTATATGTTTATCTGAGTATCAGCCCAAGGATACACTAAGGACTATTCCTAACTGCAACCATTACTTCCATGCTAACTGCGTAGATGAATGGCTTAAAATGAATGCAACATGCCCGTTGTGTAGAAATTCACCGGACGGGTCATCTGTAATGACCCATTCCTCTTCATTGACCTCATCATACTCTTCATTATCAACACCATAG
- the LOC7472707 gene encoding mitochondrial inner membrane protein OXA1, whose product MAYVRSLSTRANIVRRRYNASFSYILHDDDRKHNSIEEGPSSKGMSNLFQQRSFGSSRKRFDNNLAVFGFFHNRRCLDLSLSPSIGVSFCRDMSTIGGGSENIELINDVADVLTDTTFEAVSAQAPVVNEVAIAAADSYFPVAALQHVIDAVHSFTGFNWWASIIVTTLLIRGATVPLLINQLKATTKLTLMRPHLEEIRQQMSDKAMDPMALAEGQKQMKKLFKEYGVSPLTPLKGLFIQGPIFVSFFLAISNMTEKVPSFKSGGAYWFLDLTTPDSLYILPILTGLTFWITVECNMQEGLEGNPIAATMKKVSRVFAVASVPLTMGFPNAIFCYWVTSNLFSLFYGLALKAPGVKKFLGLPEIPVAPASTTPPSSFDLLEALKQQVAARQEPASPLPVEPSSKPGVPRISPASVLSQRLRSLEKQVKGRKKNNNKR is encoded by the exons ATGGCTTATGTGCGGAGTCTGTCAACAAGAGCAAACATTGTAAGAAGAAGATATAATGCTTCGTTTAGCTACATTCTCCACGACGATGATCGCAAACATAATTCTATTGAAGAGGGTCCTTCTTCAAAAGGAATGAGTAATTTATTTCAGCAGAGGTCATTTGGAAGCAGCAGAAAAAGATTTGATAATAATTTGGCTGTATTTGGTTTCTTTCATAATAGGAGATGTTTGGATTTATCTCTTTCGCCAAGCATTGGGGTGTCTTTTTGTCGGGATATGTCAACTATTGGTGGAGGGTCAGAAAACATTGAGCTGATAAATGATGTTGCTGATGTTCTCACAGACACGACTTTTGAGGCTGTGTCTGCTCAGGCTCCTGTGGTGAATGAGGTTGCCATTGCTGCTGCTGATTCTTACTTTCCTGTTGCGGCTCTCCAGCATGTTATTGATGCAGTGCATTCTTTCACTGGTTTCAACTG gtgGGCTTCCATAATTGTAACAACTCTTCTGATTAGAGGGGCAACCGTTCCTCTTTTAATTAATCAACTGAAAGCCACTACAAAACTCACT CTCATGAGGCCACATTTGGAAGAGATAAGGCAACAGATGTCTGATAAG GCTATGGACCCCATGGCTTTAGCTGAAGgccaaaaacaaatgaagaagcTTTTCAAAGA ATATGGTGTGAGTCCTCTTACTCCATTGAAGGGGCTCTTTATTCAAGGTCCTATCTTCGTCAGTTTTTTCCTTGCG ATCTCGAACATGACAGAGAAAGTACCATCTTTTAAAAGTGGTGGTGCATACTGGTTTCTTGATCTGACAACTCCAGATAGTTTATACATCTTGCCGATTCTGACGGGTTTGACCTTCTGGATAACAGTGGAG TGCAACATGCAAGAAGGTCTGGAAGGAAATCCCATTGCTGCCACCATGAAAAAAGTTTCAAGGGTCTTTGCGGTTGCTTCAGTTCCACTGACTATGGGTTTCCCTAAT GCCATATTTTGTTATTGGGTCACATCCAACTTATTCTCACTCTTTTACGGCTTAG CGCTTAAAGCCCCTGGGGTAAAGAAGTTCTTAGGTCTTCCTGAAATACCTGTGGCACCAGCAAGCACCACTCCACCCTCTTCCTTCGATCTGCTTGAGGCACTCAAACAACAGGTGGCAGCAAGACAGGAACCTGCCTCCCCATTACCTGTTGAACCATCATCAAAGCCTGGTGTCCCAAGAATATCACCGGCTTCAGTTCTAAGCCAGAGGCTTAGAAGTCTAGAGAAACAAGTAAAgggaaggaagaaaaacaacaacaagaggTGA
- the LOC7472708 gene encoding long chain acyl-CoA synthetase 4 has protein sequence MEQRKYLVEVEKAKEAIDGRPSTGPVYRSLFAKDGFPPPVPGLESCWDIFRMSVEKYPNNPMLGCREIVNGKAGNYVWQTYKQVYDTVVQVGNSIRSCGVEPGAKCGIYGANCAEWVMSMEACNAHGLYCVPLYDTLGADAVEFIICHSEVSIAFVEEKKITELLKTFPNSTQYMKTIVSFGKVASKEKEEIEKFGLAVYSWDEFLNLGENKQYELPVKKKEDICTIMYTSGTTGDPKGVMISNDSIVTLLAGVKRLLESVNEALTSKDVYLSYLPLAHIFDRVIEELFIQHGASIGFWRGDVKLLLEDIGELKPSIFCAVPRVLDRVYSGLQQKVSTGGFLTKTLFNLAYSHKFSSMKKGFAHDEASPICDKIVFNKVRQGLGGNVRLILSGAAPLSNHVEAFLRVVSCAHVLQGYGLTETCAGTFVSLPNELPMLGTVGPPVPNVDVFLESVPEMGYDALSSTPRGEICIRGKTLFAGYYKREDLTKEVLIDGWFHTGDIGEWQPDGSMKIIDRKKNIFKLSQGEYVAVENLENIYSLVSDIDSIWVYGNSFESFLIAVANPNQQALEHWAQEHGISGNFKSLCENPEAKKFILGELTKIGKEKKLKGFELVKDVHLDPEPFDMERNLITPTYKKKRPQLLKYYQNVIDNMYKSASKPNA, from the exons ATGGAGCAGAGGAAGTACTTGGTTGAAGTAGAGAAAGCAAAGGAAGCTATAGATGGAAGGCCATCGACGGGTCCTGTGTATCGTAGTCTTTTTGCTAAAGATGGGTTCCCCCCTCCGGTTCCTGGACTTGAAAGTTGCTGGGATATTTTTCG GATGTCTGTAGAGAAATATCCAAATAACCCAATGCTCGGTTGTCGTGAGATTGTGAATGGCAAG GCTGGTAATTATGTGTGGCAAACTTACAAACAAGTTTATGACACGGTGGTCCAAGTTGGAAACTCAATTCGAAGCTGCGGTGTTGAACCG GGCGCAAAATGTGGTATTTATGGTGCTAATTGTGCAGAATGGGTTATGAGCATGGAG GCCTGCAATGCTCATGGGCTCTACTGTGTTCCTTTGTATGACACATTAG GTGCCGATGCAGTGGAATTCATTATATGCCATTCAGAGGTCTCAATTGCTTTTGTAGAAGAGAAAAAGATCACCGAG CTGTTGAAAACATTTCCCAACTCCACACAGTACATGAAAA CAATTGTGAGCTTTGGCAAGGTTGCTtccaaagagaaagaagagattgAGAAATTTGGTTTGGCAGTATACTCTTGGGATGAGTTTTTAAACCTG GGGGAGAACAAACAATATGAACTCCCagtgaagaagaaagaggatATCTGTACAATAATGTACACTAGCGGAACAACTGGTGATCCCAAGGGAGTGATGATTTCAAATGACAGTATTGTCACTCTTCTAGCTGGGGTGAAACGGCTACTAGAAAGTGTGAATGAAGCG TTGACTTCAAAGGATGTATATCTTTCATACCTTCCTCTTGCTCATATATTTGATCGGGTGATTGAGGAGTTATTTATTCAACATGGTGCCTCTATAGGGTTTTGGCGAGGG GATGTAAAATTATTGCTCGAGGACATCGGGGAGCTGAAACCATCTATTTTCTGTGCTGTGCCCCGCGTCTTAGATAGAGTTTATTCCG GTTTGCAACAGAAAGTTTCTACAGGTGGCTTTCTGACAAAGACATTATTCAATCTAGCATACTCACA CAAGTTCAGTTCTATGAAGAAGGGGTTTGCACATGATGAAGCATCTCCAATCTGTGACAAAATTGTCTTTAATAAG GTGAGGCAAGGGTTGGGAGGAAATGTGCGGCTTATTTTATCTGGAGCAGCACCTCTTTCTAACCATGTAGAAGCTTTCCTGCGAGTGGTGTCATGTGCTCATGTTCTGCAAGGATATG GTCTGACAGAAACCTGCGCTGGGACCTTTGTCTCACTACCTAATGAATTGCCAATGCTTGGAACAGTGGGCCCTCCTGTACCAAATGTGGATGTCTTCCTAGAATCTGTACCTGAGATGGGATATGATGCTCTTTCAAGCACACCACGTGGAGAAATTTGTATTAGGGGGAAGACCCTGTTTGCAGGTTACTACAAACGTGAAGACCTTACTAAAGAGGTCCTGATAGATGGGTGGTTCCATACAG GGGATATTGGTGAATGGCAACCCGATGGAAGCATGAAAATTATTGACCGCAAGAAGAATATATTCAAACTCTCTCAAGGAGAATATGTTGCTGTTGAAAACTTGGAGAACATTTATAGTCTTGTATCTGATATTGATTCG ataTGGGTTTATGGGAACAGCTTTGAATCATTCCTTATTGCTGTTGCCAACCCCAATCAGCAAGCACTTGAACATTGGGCTCAAGAGCATGGTATAAGTGGGAACTTTAAATCCCTTTGCGAAAATCCAGAGGCAAAAAAATTCATACTCGGAGAGCTGACCAAGattgggaaagaaaagaag TTGAAGGGCTTTGAACTTGTAAAAGATGTCCACCTTGATCCCGAGCCATTTGACATGGAGCGCAATCTCATCACTCCAACATACAAGAAAAAGAGGCCCCAGCTTCTCAAATATTACCAG AATGTTATCGACAACATGTACAAGAGTGCAAGCAAGCCCAACGCCTAA
- the LOC7472709 gene encoding receptor-like protein 19, with translation MEIETESRLVRLCIEAACESRESVEKWRKQRRTLNSMPSPLADALLRRLFLRRLLFPSLLEVFKRSVEVVDLKGENNVDAEWMAYLGAFRYLRSLNLADCHRINNSALWSLVGMTSLKEVDISRCAKVTDAGIRHLVSISTLQILRISETGVTADGIKLLSSLTTLFVLDLGDLPVTDTALSSLQALTKLEYLDLWGSNISNKGATVLQKFPKLKFLGLAWTNVTILPNLSSLECLNLSNCTINSVLQGNGNKAHLTKLICSGATFTNEAEAFLYFNTCFLSFLDVSNSSLNGFYFLHHLKAMEYLDLSSSMIGDDSIEAVASIGAILRNLNLGKTRVTSAGVAILVGHVPKLENLSLSHTLVDDLAMSYIGMMPSLKLVDLNNTIINGFIHQDGAGPNLISSLTALHSLKGLESLNLECANIKDAAVDPLSNFQELRLLSLKSPSLTDISLYHLSSLPKIRNLGIRDAVLTDSGLFSFRPPATLEMLDLRGCWLLTEDAILSFRKRHPLIELRHEHVVSTSDQTARHRLTPPRTFLRPPQVNQKQEKLIVSQYFIDQRLKYTREELLALQFQSSSLGSPFDKSHAKPQMQSD, from the exons ATGGAGATAGAGACAGAGTCTCGATTGGTTCGCTTATGCATAGAAGCAGCGTGTGAAAGCAGAGAAAGCGTTGAAAAATGGAGGAAACAGCGACGGACTCTCAATTCTATGCCTTCTCCTCTCGCCGACGCACTTCTCCGCCGCCTCTTCCTCCGCCGCCTCCTCTTCCCTTCTCTTCTGGA AGTTTTCAAACGTAGTGTGGAGGTCGTTGATCTTAAAGGTGAAAACAATGTGGATGCGGAGTGGATGGCGTACTTAGGAGCATTTCGTTACTTGCGCTCCTTGAATCTTGCTGATTGCCATAGAATCAATAATTCTGCCCTTTGGTCTCTAGTTG GGATGACTAGTTTAAAGGAGGTGGATATTTCTAGATGTGCCAAGGTTACTGATGCTGGTATTAGGCATCTTGTATCAATTTCAACTTTGCAAATACTACGGATTTCAGAAACAGGAGTAACTGCTGATGGTATTAAACTTCTCTCCTCACTTACAACATTGTTTGTTTTGGACTTGGGTGATTTGCCTGTCACTGATACAGCGTTGAGTTCTCTCCAG GCGTTGACAAAGCTAGAGTATCTTGACCTTTGGGGAAGTAACATATCTAACAAAGGGGCTACTGTTCTTCAAAAATTTCCCAAGTTGAAGTTTCTCGGTCTGGCCTGGACCAATGTTACAATATTGCCAAATTTGTCATCTCTTGAATGCTTAAACTTGAGTAACTGCACCATTAATTCTGTACTTCAAGGTAATGGGAATAAAGCTCATTTGACTAAGCTTATATGCTCTGGAGCTACATTCACCAACGAGGCTGAAGCATTCTTGTATTTCAATACATGCTTCCTATCTTTTCTGGATGTATCCAATTCATCTCTCAATGGATTCTACTTCTTACATCATTTGAAAGCAATGGAATATTTGGATCTCAGCAGTAGCATGATAGGTGATGATTCAATTGAAGCGGTTGCAAGTATAGGAGCAATTTTGAGAAATTTAAATCTCGGCAAAACAAGAGTCACCTCTGCTGGGGTGGCAATATTAGTTGGTCATGTTCCAAAGCTTGAGAATTTATCATTATCTCACACTCTAGTAGATGATTTGGCCATGTCATATATTGGCATGATGCCTTCGCTGAAGCTTGTTGATTTAAACAATACAATCATCAATG GTTTCATTCACCAGGATGGTGCTGGGCCAAATTTGATTTCCTCACTGACAGCACTACATAGCCTTAAAGGTTTGGAAAGTTTGAATCTAGAATGCGCCAACATCAAGGATGCAGCTGTAGACCCCTTATCAAACTTTCAAGAATTGAGGCTTTTATCTCTCAAAAGTCCTTCCCTTACAGACATCTCCCTTTACCACTTGTCATCTCTACCAAAGATAAGAAATCTAGGCATTCGCGATGCCGTGCTGACTGACTCTGGGCTATTTTCATTCAGACCACCAGCAACTCTCGAAATGCTGGACCTCAGGGGTTGTTGGCTCTTAACTGAGGATGCTATCTTGTCATTTCGTAAAAGACATCCTCTAATTGAATTAAGGCATGAGCATGTTGTCTCTACATCAGATCAAACTGCCCGCCACCGTCTGACTCCACCACGAACATTTCTAAGACCTCCACAAGTAAACCAGAAACAGGAAAAGTTGATTGTGTCTCAGTATTTTATAG ATCAGAGACTGAAGTATACCAGAGAGGAGCTTCTTGCATTACAGTTTCAATCCTCATCTCTCGGGTCTCCTTTTGACAAAAGCCATGCCAAACCCCAGATGCAGTCGGATTGA